The genomic window CTGGCGCTGGCGATCCCGCGCGGGTCGCCAACGCCCTCCGGCGCGGCGATGGCGAGCTCGACGTCAGGCACCACGCCGAGTGCCTCGGCGCTCCCGACGGCCACCGTGACCCAAGCCACCGGTGCGACGCCCTCCCCTTCCGCACCGCTTTCCACGGCTGGCGTCGCGGTACCGTCGACGGGCGCGCCGTCGGCGCTCAAGGTCTCGCAACGGACCCCGCCTGCCGCCGCCGTCCGCGCCGCCGCAAGCTCGACCTCGTCGTCGGGCGCGCGGCCGCCGACGGCAGCCCAAGGCGCGCCAGTTGTAGCCGCGCCGCCCCCCGAAAGGCGCCCGGCCGCCGCAGCGTCCAAAGACTTCGACACCCAGTAATCGTAGGATCGGCCCCAATGAGAACCCGCGTCGTCGGCACGTCGCTCGTTATTGCTGCGTTGCTTTTCGTGCAGGATGCAGGTGCTCAGGGAGCCGACGCGGCCTTGGCGACCGACCTCTTCAACGCCGGGCGCGACCTCATGGCAGCCGGGAACCACGCTGCGGCCTGCCCGAAGCTCGCCGAGAGCGCTCGCCTCGACGCGAAGGTTGGAACGCTCGCGAAGAGCGGCGAGTGCGAAGAGAAGCTTGGTCGCCTGGTCAACGCACGAGCCCGCTGGCTGCAGGCGCAGAACCTCGCCCGGGCCCAGGGCGACGCACGCCTCGCGCGCGTCGAAGCCGAGTTCGCGCGCGTCGACAAGCTCGTGCCCAAGTTGAACATCGTCCTCCAAGGCGCCGCCGCGCCGGACCTGTCGCTCAAAGTCGACGACCTTCAGCTGAGCGCGGCCTCGATTGGGGTCCCGGTGCCTGTGGAGCCAGGCCGACACGTCGTCGTGGCTTCGGCTCCCGGACGTGCGCCCTGGTCCACGACCGTTGAAGCGGGCACTGACGGGGCCGCGGTGACGGTCACGATCCCCGAGTTGCCCTCGCGCCCCGAAGCGGCGGCGCCAGCGCCGCAAACGACGCCCACGCCCACGCCCACCCCCGCCCCCGCGCCGGCGACACCACCGGAACCCGCCGCGGCGCCGGCGCCTGGGCCCGAGGGCTCGACGAACCCCCTGAAGGTTGGGGGCCTCGTCACGGCCGGCATTGGCGTAGTCGCCCTCGGCGTCGGCGGCGTCTTCGCGGCCCAAGCGAAGTCGTCGTACGACGATTCACTTAACGGCGGCTGCACGAAGAACGAGTGCACCGCCGCGGGGCTTTCGCTAAGAAACGACGCCCGCAGCGCGGGCACGCTCGCGACGGTGTTCGTCGTCGCCGGCGGCGTGCTCGCCGCGGGAGGCATCACGATGTTTCTCGTGGCCCCAAGCCGCGAACGCAAAGCTGCGAGCTTGCGCCTTTCTCCGAGCGCCTCGCGCCACGACGCAACCTTGTCGCTCCAAGGAGCCTTTTGATGCGCGCTCTCGTCTTTCTCGTGATCGCGGCCGTGGCGGCCGCCGCGTGCAACGCCGTCTTGGGCATCGACGAGGGACACCTCATCGTCGACGACGCGGGGTCGTTCACTGGCGGTGAAGACGCACGGCGCACCGACGCGGACACCTCGGAAGGTGGCATCGAGGACGACGCCGCACAAGGGAAGGACGCGAGCGACGCGTCGGTGGCCGATCAGGCGGCGCCCGGCGTCGTGGTATCCATCCCCACGCTGCGCAATCCTTCCGCCGTCGGGCACCCTGTCTACGGTGCTCGCGTGACAGTAACGGGCCTTGTCGTTGGCCTCGACGACGTCGGCACCAACCGCGGCTTCTACCTCCGCGACACCTCGCAGACCGTGTGGGCAGGCGTCTACGCGTACACCGGTGGGAACGCCGTTACCGTCGCCGTTGGCGACGTGGTCACCGCCACCGGGAACTACTCCAATTACCAGGGCGCCGACCAACTTCAGGTCACGGGGAAGGGCAACTCGTACGCCAAGACCGGCTCGGGAGGCGTGCCCGCCCCGCTCAATGTCACGCTCGCCGAGCTCAGCGACTGCACCGCTACGGGACGCGCCGCGCAACTGCAGTCGATGCTCGTGAAGATGACGAACGTCGTCACGATCGTGGCAACGGTGAACACCGAGTTCACGGTGAAAGCCCAAGGCGACGCCAGCGCGGACACGCTGATCGTGTCGAGCTTCGTCGCCAACGAGGCTGGACTGTCACCGTTCCCCTCGGGGCTCAACCAGAAGTACGCGTCGATCGTGGGCTACGCCCACAAGTCAGGCAATCCTGTCGAGAAGTGCAAGCTCGCCCCGCGGAGCCCCGCCGACCTCGTGCTCCAGTAGGCCAAGGCCACGGCGCGCCCCGTCGTCCTCACGCGCCGTCGAGCGGCGCGGACGAGCTCTTGAGGCACGCCGCGAGGACCTCTTTCACCTGCCCAAGGGAGCGCGACGTGAAGAGTTCGCTGCCGGTGACGCGAAGGAGCGTGACGCGATCTTTTGCGTCGAGGTCGCAGATGGAGTGCTCGGGCCGCGTGTAGCAACGCGCATGGGACGAGTAGGCGCGGTCCTCGAGGGCATCGCACGTCGTCCGAGCTTCGAGTTCAGGCACGAGCTCGTTTTGGAGACACGAGCGGACGGCCCGTAGCCAGGTCTGCCCCGCTGGCGAAAACTCCGACGCCTGGTCGAGGTACACGCGACACATGCGCTCACCGAAGGCGAGCGCGTAGCCGTCGGCGCCGCAGGGGCGCTCGGACTCGAGACACTCGCGGTAGAACGAGCAATCGTCCACAATCGGACGTCGGCACGCTGCGGGGTCTGCGTACACGGCGCTCAGCGCCGATTGCGTCGCACCGTCGGGCACGCGAGCGTCGCCACACGCGACGAGTCCGCCAGCGACCAGCGTCGCCAGGAGGAGGTGCTTCGCGGCCATGCCCCAAGCCCTGCAGACGCCATGCCACCTCAGAAGAGCGCAAATCGCGGCCATTGGCGCGCGTCGTTGCACTGCCCCCGGATCGTGCAAGTCAGGACAACGAGGGGGCTTTTCACGCGCAGCGGGGAACGCCTTTACGTCGCCGCTCGTCGGATCGCGACCCGCCCCGAAATGGTGCCCCACTCTTCGGCCCGCGACAGCCGCTCAAACGTCAGCTCGTGCTCGCCGGGCTCCAAGAACATGACGAGCTTCGTTCCGTGCTGGCCGCCACGCCCCAGCGCCGCGCGCTCCTCGTCGCCGAGCGGCGGGCTCTCGTGACGCCACGCAGGAAAGACCCGGACGACGGAGAGCACGCCTGAAGGCACGCTCACGGACGCGGTCATCGTCGGTTTCGAACCGAACTCCGCGAGGATCACCTCGGTGAGCGTCGGCATGGCCAGCGTCACACGCCACTTGTCGACCTGCGCCGGCACCAAGTGAAGGCCCGCCGTGTCGCTCGAGAGGAGCATCACCTCGGAAGCGGGAAAGAACGAACAGACGGCGAACTTGAAGCCAGCGTCTTCGAAGGGGCGAAGTCCGGTCTTCCCGCGGCCGATCTTCTCGATGGCGAGCCGACCGCGATCCTCCGGCGAATGCGCCGCCAAGAACGCTTCGAGCTCTCCCGAATCCCCGACGAGGAACACGTGACCCGCAGCGGCCGTGAGCTTCCCCAGCAGTCGCTCGGTCTTCTGGACTTTCCCTTTTTTCTCCACGCGCTCGCCTCCCGCGATAGGGCAGCGTCGCGCGAAGGGCTTCATCGCGGCAAACACTTTCGACCGCCCCTTGCGGAAGTCCGCCCTCGGGAGCGACGCCACGACTACGATAAGTGCCCGTGAGCGACGTCGTCCTCTATCACTACTTTCGGTCGTCCTCGTCGTACCGCGTGCGCATCGCGCTGGCTTTCAAGGGGATTCGATACCGCTCCGTCTACGTGAACCTGCTCAAAAAGGAGCAGAGTTCGGACGCGCACCTCGCGCGGAGCCCCGCTGGCAACGTGCCGTGCCTCGAGATCGAAGGGCGCCCTTACGTCGAGTCGGTGGCCATCGTCGAGCTGCTCGAAGAGCTCCACCCGACGCCGCCGCTCTACCCCAAAGAGGCGTGGGATCGGGCGCGTGTGCGGGCCCTCGTCGAGCTCATCAACGCCGGCACCCAGCCGCTCCAGAACCTCCGCGTCTTGGCGCGCCATACAAGCGAGCAAGAGGAGAAGACCGCCTGGGCGAAACACTGGAACGAGCACGGGCTAGAGGCCTTCGAGCGCGCGATGGAGCAGAACGAAACGCTCGGCGTCCGCGGGCGCTTCGCCTACGGCGACACCTTCACGGCGGCCGACGTCTTCCTCGTCCCGCAGGTGTTCAGCGCCAAGCGATTCGGCGTCGACCTCTCGAAGTTTCCGCGCGTTCGCGCCGCAGCCGAACACGCGCTCTCGCTCCCCTTCGTGGCCGTCGCCGCACCGGACCGGCAAGCCGACGCCCCGAAAGCGAGGCACGACGACCTCTCGCCCGACGCGCGCGACGCGATCCTTACGCGCGCCCTCGAGGTCCTCGAGCCCATCGCGCAGCGGACGCGCTTCCTCGAGTCCATCGGCTGGTCCCGCGAGGTGGAGGAAGCGTTCTTCGCGGCCAACGCGGAGCGCCTGCCGGAGCCTTCCTACGACATCGACACGAGCTTCTGCGAGGAGTCCATCGCGAACGCCACGGCACTCCTCGGCGAGTTACAAGGCGACCACGTCCTTTTGCGGTGGCTCCGCGATCAGTGCGAGAGCTTCATCGACGCGAACCGCATGTTGCTCGCGGTCGGCACGAGGGATTTCTATGCCCACTCGGTGCGCATCTACGGCGGGGCGCGCACCACGGCCTTCGACGCCGACACGACCAACCTTCACCTCGCGAACCATCTCCACGCGCGCCTCGCGGAGCCGAGCCGCAGCGAAGACGAAGTCATGCTCGAGGCCTCGGACTTCACCGATCTCATGGAGGAGAGGCTCGACGAGCTCGGTGGCTCGCTCGAGATGAAGATCGAGCGCGACCCCGATCTAGCCGCGAAGGTCGTTTGCGGGCGCAAGCGCATGCGCGTGCGCGACGGCGCGCGCTTCGAGCGAACGGAGGCCGAGGGGCTCTTCTTCCACGAGATCGAGACCCACGCGCTCACGGCGCAAAACGGTGCCGCGCAGCGCGCGTTCCCTCTCCTCCGCGCCGGCGGTCCCCGCACCACGCGGACGCAAGAGGGCCTCGCCGTCTTCTCAGAGCTCTACAGTCACACGCTCACGCCGCGGCGCCTTGGTCGCCTCGCGGAGCGCGTTCGGCTCGTGGCCATGGCCGAAGACGGCGCGTCGTTCCTCGACCTGTTCCGTCATCTCGTGAAGCTCGGCGTGCCGGAGCGCGACGCCTTCCTCGACGCGCAGCGCGTTTGCCGCGGCGGGCTCACGACGGGCGGCGCGCCCTTCACCAAAGACGCGTCGTACCTCTCGGGCCTCCTCGACGTGTACACCTTCTTGCGCTCGAGCCTCGTGTTCCCAACGCCCGTGGTGGGCGAGATCCTCGTCTCGGGGCGCATCGCCATCGCGGATGTCGAAGCGCTCTTGTGGCTGCGCGCGGAGGGCGTGCTCGAAGCGCCGCGGCTCTTGCCGCGTTGGCTCAAGCGCCACGACACGCTGCGCTCGTATTTCGCGTTCACGTCGTTCTTGAACGAGGTCGACTTCAAGAGCGACGCCGGACCGGCGTTTCCGAAGGAGCTCGTCGAGCGCGCAGCCGCGCGCGCGCACGAGCCTCTGGCTACTGGCACGCGAGAATAACGAGACCGGGCCGATCGCTCACGCCGGCCTCGCGGACCATGCGGGCGGGCTCGCTGGGATTCGGTGGCTCGCCGTTTGCGCCCGCCAGCGTTTGCCCGCTCCCGACGAGGCCGACGGCAACGAAACCAGAGCCTCCGCCCCCTCCGCCACAGGGAGCACCACCACCCGCGGCACCCCCGCCCCCGCCGCCGAACAGCCCCGCGCCGCCGCCGCCGCCAGGGGAGACGTCGCCGTTCGGCGCGTTAGAATCGCTACCGACCCCACCGAAAAACGCGCCCCCTGCCCCGCCGGCGCCGCCGGGTGCCCCAGCGCCACTTCCGCCCCCATCCTGGGTGCCGCCCTGCCCCGCCGACGGACCGGTCCCCGCGGTGCCGGCAGCGCCGCCACCGGCGCCGCCCGCCGACGAAGCGCAAGCACCACCACCGCCGCCGGCAAGGAGCAACATCGCGCTTTTCGCTCGGAGCTCGCTGAAGCCGCCACCGCCGCCGGCCGGCGTCCCAAGCCCAGTGCCCGGGTCGCCGCCGCGGAAGGTGGCGATCGCCACGCCGCCGGCGGCGCCGACTCGCACGTCGACAGACTCGGTCTGCTGCACGGCGAACGACCCTTCCGCGTACCCGCCGGGGCCGCCGAGATCGTTGTTGCCGGAGCGCGCGCCGCCGGCCCCCCAGAGTCGTGCCACCAACGTGTTGCAGTCCGCGGCCAAGGAGACCTTGAACGAGCCCGGCACCTCGAGGAGCGTCATTTGGCCTGGCCCTAGCGCCGCGTCGGGGGGAACGACCGTGGCATCGGCGAAGGACTGGGCGTCGAGGGAGGACGATCGGGGGCCTCCGTCTCCACGGCGCCTTCACCCGACGCCGCATCCACGGGAGCTCCCGTGTCGCCCGAGGCACTGGCGTCTTGCACGAGGCCGGCGTCGACGACTCCATCGTTGGGCCCAACAAAGGCCTCGAACCCGATGAGCGCTGAACACGCCGCCGAGCCCGCCGCCAGGAATGCCAAAGTCACGCGGCTACGCACCAAGCGATGCTAGCCGACCTCGGGAGGCCCCGCGAGCCCGCCTCAGCCCGCCCGCAAGCTCTCCTGATACGTGCGCAATACAGCCACCGAGAGCGTGACCAGCACGGGCCCCAGCACGAGCCCCACGACGCCGAACACCTCGACGCCGCCGAAGAGCGCGATGAACGTGAGGACCGTCGGGACGCCGGGCTCGCGGCCCACGAGGCGCGGACGGATGACGTAGTCAGAGATGAGCCCCACCGTGAGCGCGCTGTAGATGAGCAAGGTGGCCCCGAGCACCGGGTGCCCCGTGGCGATCTTGAAGATGCCGATGGGAACCCAGACGAGCAGCGTGCCGACGGCCGGCACCAGGGACGCGAGCGCGGTAACGACGCCCCAGAAGCCAGGCTCGGGAACGCCGACGATGCGGTAGCCGACGGCCGCGAACATCCCTTGAATGATGCCCGTAAGAACGGTCCCCAAGAGCACCTGTCGGCCGGCGCGCCGAAACTGATTGAGGAGCTCGTGCGTGTGCCGTCGCTCGAACGGCAAGAGCTCCTCCATATGCCGCGCGAGATCACCCCAGTGGCGGAGCACGAAATACGTCGACAGCGTCATGAAGAAGAGCGCGAGGAGCGTCCCGAAGGTCCATGTGGCAACGTCAGCGGCCCAGCCCGCGACGCGCCCTCCCATCGAGACCGCCTCGGCTTGGAGCGTCGCGGAGACGTCGGTCACGGGGGTGTGCATGACGGTCAGCATCCGCGTCAACTCGGTCACGAAGCGCCCCAAGCTGCCCTGGGGCCCAAGCTCGTCGGGCAGCGCCGAGAGCACGCGAAGGCCCCGCGACACGAAGAGGATCATCACGCCCACAAGCGTCGCGGAGACCACAAGGGCCGCCCCGACGGCGCACAAGAGCGACGAAAAGCCTGCGCTCAAGTGCCGGCGCCGCAGCGCGCCGTAGGCCGGTTGAAGCGAAAAACCGAGCAACGCGCCGATGAAGAGGCCCACACCGAAAGGCGCTGCGATGCGGACGAGCACGAGGGCGGCGACGATGGCCAAGACGCCGAGCGCGCGATGCCTCTTCTGCCGAAGCACGTCGGGCGGCTCGCTCTGCATCGGGGGTCGCGTAGAGCTCGCCATGGGGCGCTGAGCCTACGTGAACGAGGAGCGCGCTGCCGCTACTCTGTTTCTTCGAGGACCTTCATGGGCGAAACGACGATGGCGCCGCCCTTGGCCTCGACGACGATCTCGAAGAGCGAGTTCCGACCGTTGCCATCGAGATCACCGCGGGCGCGCGCGATGGCGCGGCGGCGGTCTTGCGAGACGAACAGCTCGTATTGGTAGCGAAGCGGACCTTTGGGCGCGAAGCCGAGGGCCGTCCACGTGGCGTGCGCGAAGTCGGTGTCGAGCGGCGTGTGGAGCGCCGCGCGCGGGATCTTCTCTGGCGAGGGCGGCGGCGCTACGGGGAAGATGGGCCCGGTGACGCGCGGTTTCTCCGGCGCGTTCTTGCGCAGCGCTTCGGCCAACGCCGCGACGTTGACGCGAGCCTCTTCGGCGAGGGCCCGCGCCTCTTGCTCCCACAACGCTCGGCGCGCGCCCGTCGCCAGCGCCACGAGGTAACCCGCTTGCGCGACGCCGTCGCCCTGCGTTCCGGCGCGAACCTCGGCCGCGGTACCGCGCATCGTCACCTTGAGGGTGTCGAGCGCATCGCGAACGAACTTCGGCTCATGCGCCGCAGCCTTCTTTCCCGCGTCGACGCGCTCACCGAGCTCCTTGGCGCTCGTCGCGTCATCGAATTGCAACGTCGCCTCGGCGGCGAAGCCGGCGCCGCTCGAGCGCATCAGCACCTTGACGTCCTTGG from Myxococcales bacterium includes these protein-coding regions:
- the maiA gene encoding maleylacetoacetate isomerase; the encoded protein is MSDVVLYHYFRSSSSYRVRIALAFKGIRYRSVYVNLLKKEQSSDAHLARSPAGNVPCLEIEGRPYVESVAIVELLEELHPTPPLYPKEAWDRARVRALVELINAGTQPLQNLRVLARHTSEQEEKTAWAKHWNEHGLEAFERAMEQNETLGVRGRFAYGDTFTAADVFLVPQVFSAKRFGVDLSKFPRVRAAAEHALSLPFVAVAAPDRQADAPKARHDDLSPDARDAILTRALEVLEPIAQRTRFLESIGWSREVEEAFFAANAERLPEPSYDIDTSFCEESIANATALLGELQGDHVLLRWLRDQCESFIDANRMLLAVGTRDFYAHSVRIYGGARTTAFDADTTNLHLANHLHARLAEPSRSEDEVMLEASDFTDLMEERLDELGGSLEMKIERDPDLAAKVVCGRKRMRVRDGARFERTEAEGLFFHEIETHALTAQNGAAQRAFPLLRAGGPRTTRTQEGLAVFSELYSHTLTPRRLGRLAERVRLVAMAEDGASFLDLFRHLVKLGVPERDAFLDAQRVCRGGLTTGGAPFTKDASYLSGLLDVYTFLRSSLVFPTPVVGEILVSGRIAIADVEALLWLRAEGVLEAPRLLPRWLKRHDTLRSYFAFTSFLNEVDFKSDAGPAFPKELVERAAARAHEPLATGTRE
- a CDS encoding AI-2E family transporter, coding for MASSTRPPMQSEPPDVLRQKRHRALGVLAIVAALVLVRIAAPFGVGLFIGALLGFSLQPAYGALRRRHLSAGFSSLLCAVGAALVVSATLVGVMILFVSRGLRVLSALPDELGPQGSLGRFVTELTRMLTVMHTPVTDVSATLQAEAVSMGGRVAGWAADVATWTFGTLLALFFMTLSTYFVLRHWGDLARHMEELLPFERRHTHELLNQFRRAGRQVLLGTVLTGIIQGMFAAVGYRIVGVPEPGFWGVVTALASLVPAVGTLLVWVPIGIFKIATGHPVLGATLLIYSALTVGLISDYVIRPRLVGREPGVPTVLTFIALFGGVEVFGVVGLVLGPVLVTLSVAVLRTYQESLRAG